GACACGCCGCCGCGTCGTGGGAGGACGGCAACCGGTCGGTGCTGGTGAGCGCCGCCGCCTTGACGTCCACGGGCGCGGACACCACCCGGCTGGGCTCCAGCGGTCCCATCATCACCGGGCTGGACGCGGAGCGCGCCGCCGGTGGCTCCCTCCGGGCCCGCGTGGGCGACCTGTCCTTCCAGGCCCAGTTCAACGTGCGCACCAAGGAGTTGCCCACCGCGCCCTACGGCACCGTGCCCGGCACGGAGGGCAACATCGTGGAGGACATGCGCGCCTTCGCCGAGGCCCGCTACGAGCGCCAGTTCACCGAGCGCTTCAGCCTGTCCGTGCGCGGCGCGTTCGACATCAGCCGCTACGAGGGCACCTACGTCTACCCGGAGGAGGACGGCGGCGCCCGGACCGAGGGCGGCGCGGCGGACTGGCTCACCGCCGAGGCACGCGCGCGCATCGGCCTGTTCGAGGGCAACGTCTTCACGCTCGGCGTGGAAGGTCAGGCGCAGCTTCGCGTCCGGCAGGACGCCGGTGATTTGCCCTTGGAGACACAGGCGCGCACGCTGGTGTCCGCGTACCTGCTCGACGAGTGGAAGATCCACCCACGGCTGAGCGTGTCAGCCGGCCTGCGTCTGGACAAGTACGTGGACCTGGACAGCACGCCCATCACCCCGCGCCTGGCCGTCATCGCCCGGCCCTACGAGCGGGGCCTCACCAAGCTGGTGGCGGGTAACGCCTTCCGCGCGCCCAACGTCTACGAGCTCTACTACGCGGACGGCATCTCCCAGGGCGCGGCGCTGAACCTGCGGCCGGAGACCATCACCACCTTCGAGCTGGAGCACTCGCACGACCTGACGGACGAGCTGCGCCTCACCGTCGCGGGCTACCACAACCGCATCTCCAGCCTGGTGCAGCTCACTGCGGAGGACGCGGCTTCAGGCGACTGCGGCACCGCCGCCTGTCTGCGCTTCATGAACACCGACGGCACGACACTCGCCTGGGGCGCCGAGGCCGGCGTGCACTGGCAGCCGGGCCGCTGGCTGATGGTGGACGTGAGCTACTCCTACGTGACGCTGCGCAACGCCTCGGAGGAAGTGGCCAACGCGGCGCCCGCGCACCTGGTGGCGGGCCGGATGATGCTGCCCATTGGCGCCGGCGACATGCGCGTGGCCACCCAGGCCATCTACCAGAGCGCCCGGCCCACCGGCCCGGGCGGCGCGGACAGCGGCGAGGCGCTGCTGGTGGGCTTCGGCCTGTCGGGTGACTACGGCCCCCTGCGCTACTTCGCCGGCGTGCACAACCTGCTGGACGCCCGCTACTCGCTGCCGGTGTCGGACGAGAACTCCATCGCCCCCGTGCCCCAGTACGGCCGCACCTTCACGCTTCAGCTCACGGGGACTTTCTGACGTGACGGCCGGCGCCACCTTCACCTTCATCCACCCCGGGCATCCGCTCTACGCGGGCGAGATGGAGCTGCGCTTCCGCGTGCTGCGCGAGCCGCTCGGCTACACCCGTGACGACGTCGCCTTTCCCTTCGAGGCGGACAGCCTGCACCTGGTGGCGCACCAGGAGGAGGGGGTGCTCGGCTGCGTCCTCTTCAACCCCGAGGATGCCCACGGCGGACGGCTGTTCCAGATGGCCGTGGCCTCCCACCTCCAGGGGCAGGGGCTGGGCGCCCGGCTGGTGCGTACGCTGGAAGCGGAGCTGGTGCGGCGCGGCTTCACCCATGTCCACCTGCACGCGCGCGAACCGGCGGTCCCGTTCTATGAGCGACTGGGTTACGCCGTCTTCGGCGCCCCCTACACCGAGGTGGGCGTCCCCCACCGCAACATGCGCAAGACACTCGGGGCCTAGCGGACCTACGAGCGCCTAAACCGCCTCGATGAATCCCCTAAACACCGGAGCGTTTGTTCCGATGAAAGGGGTGGTGATGGGGCAGCAGCCATTCAGACTGACGCTCGGGCAGATGGAGGAGCGGCGACTGTTCGCCGCTTCGCTGCTGAAATCGGGTTGGCGCCCAGTGGACGTAGCGGACGAGTGCGGCGTCACCCGAGGAGCGGTGTCGCAGTGGTGCAAAGCCCTCGCGCAAGGAGGCGTCAGGAGGCTGCGGCGCAAGCCGCATCAGGGCCGGCCCTCACGGCTGAGCTCCTCGGAGTGGAAGCAAGTGGCCCGAGCATTCAAGGCCGGCGCCGTTCGGGCCGTCTTTCCCACGGAGCGATGGACCCTTCCACGCATCGCACGTCTCATCGAGCAACGCTGGGGCGTGCGGTACCACCCGCGCTCCTTGTCGAGGCCACTGCATCGGCTGGGGTTCTCCGCGCACCGCCCTCGTCCCCAGGCTCGCGAGCGGGATGATGCGCTCATCGAAGCCTGGGGAAGAAGAGACTGGCCTCGCATCAAAAAGGGGCTCGAAGAAGCAGGAGGACGATTGCCTTCTTGGATGAGACGGGTCACACGTTTCGGGCCCGCCTGGGCACCACCTGGGCGCCGGTGGGGCAAGTCCGAGTCCTCAAGCGTCTGAGCAGGCGCCGTGAGGTGTCCAGCGTCGTGCTGCTGACGCTGCCCCGCGGGGGCGTGAACGCCCCAAGGTGTTCGCTCGTCACTTCGTCGGCGCTGTCCATGACAAGGAAGTCATCGCCGCAATGCGGTACTTCCGTCGGCGCCTCGGACGCCCCCTCGTCATTATCTGGGACCGCCTTCAGGCGCACCGTTCCAAGGCGGTCAGCGCTTGGCTGCGGCGACACGCTCGAGCATGCCGGGCTCCATGTTTAGCGGACTTGCCGAGGCGGTTTAGAGATGCCGCTTGAAGTAGCGCGCGGTCTCCTCCCACATGCGCTCGGCCAGCACCGGGTCGAACACCATGTGCGGCATGCCGCTGAGGGGCAGGAACTCGTGGGGCTGGCCCGCCCGAAACAGCGCGTCCGAAAGCTTGAGGGCGTGGAAGAAGAGGACGTTGTCGTCCGCAGTGCCATGGATGAACAGGAGCTTTCCCATGGGCTGGTCGGCCTTCACGTGAGTAAGGAGCGAGGCCTGCTCGTAGGCCTGGGGGTGCTCGTCGGGTAGGCCGAAGAAGCGCTCCGTCAGGTGTGAGTCGTAGTCGCGCCAGTCCGTCACTGAGGACACGGCCACCGCGGCCTTGAAGACGTCCGGGCGGGTGAGCACGGCCAGCGCGGACATGTAGCCGCCGTTGCTCGCGCCAGTGATGCCCACGCGGCTCAGGTCCATTTCCGGCACCTCGGCCGCGAGCGCGCGCAGCGCGGCCACCTGCTCGTCCAGCAGCAGCCGGGGCCAGTCGTACTTCGGCTTGCGCAGCTTCGCGTCGGCGGTGGGCGAAACTCCTCGCCCGTCCAGTTTCACCACGATGAAGCCCTCGTCCGCGAGCCACTGGTTGGTGAGGTGCTGCTGCATGCTCTGGTACACCATGGGGATGCCGGGCCCCGCGTAGATGTCCACGATGACGGGCAGCTTCACGCCGGGCTTCGCGTCGCGAGGACGCACCAGCGACGTGGGGTAGCGCTCCTTGCCCACGTACCGCACCTCCACTCGCGGCTGGAACGGCGGCTCCATTGCCACCGAGGGCAGCTCGCCCACGCGAGTGCCGTCCGCCTTCATCACAGTGGTGTGACGCATGCGCCGGGGGCCCTCGGACGTGATGGCCAGCAAGCCGCCCCGCTTGGACATCCGGGCCAGCTCCAGCGCCGGGCTCTCCGAGGTGACGCGGGTGGGCCTCCCGCCCGGGCTCAGGCGCCACACGTAGCGCTCGTCGGAGGTTGGGCCGCCGGTGAAGTAGACGGTGCCGTCCTTCTCAACGTAGCCCGCCATGTCATAGAAGCCCGCGCCGGGCGGCACGAGCGAGCGCACGAACTTGCCCGAGGCGTCGCGCAGCTCCACTTCGCCAGCGCCGTTGCGCTCTGTGTACCAGAGGAAGCCGCTTCCATCCTCCAGCCAGTGGGGGAACGTCTGGTGCAGCGTGAGCCAAGCGTCGTCCCTCTCCACGAGCAGCGTGCGCGTGCTCCCCGTCCTCGGGTCCACCGCGAGCAGGAGCTCCTCCGTCTGGAGCCGGTTCTGCACCAGCACCGTCAGAGGGCCCTTCGCCGGCCAGCGCACCGTGGCGAGGTAGGGATACTTCTCCACGTCCCAGCGCACCCACGTCGTCTTGCCGCCTGTGATGGGGATGATACCCAGGCGCACCCGGGCGTTGGCCTTGCCGGCGCGCGGGAAGGCGAGCCGCCGCGCATCGTTCTCCGGGTGGAGCGCGTCCGCGATGGCGAGCTTCTCCACGCCGCTCGTGTCGGACTCCGTGTAGGCCAGGGCCTTTCCGTCCGGGCTCCACCAGTAGCCGGAGAAGCGCATCATCTCGCTCGTGGCGATGAACTCCGCCAGCCCGTGGCTCTTCTCCTCCGTGCCGCCCTTCGTCACCTGGTGCTCGATGTTCGTGGCCAGGTCCAGGCGATACACGTCATGCCCCCGCACATAGGCCACCTGGGTGGCATCGGGAGAGAAGCGCACGTCCATGGCGCCGGGGCCCGTCTTCAGCTCCGTCACCTTCCCGGACGCGCGCGTGACGATGTACTGCTTGCCGGACAAGCCCACGAGCAACTTCTCGCCGTCCTCGGACAGGGCATAGGAGCTCAGGCCCCGCGAGGACACACGCGCGGGCTCCTGGCGCGCCTTCGGCTCGACGGCGAGGTTCTCCCGGGCACGCTGCAGAAGGCGCTCCGCGGTGAGGTGCTCGCGCGTCTGTCCCGTGGCCACGTCGAACGCGTGGAGCGCGAGGGCGCGTGAGCCCTCCGGATTGCGCAGGAAGAAGAGCGTCTGCTCGTCCGGGGTGAAGCTCGTGCCCATGGGACGGCCGATGTTGAAGTAGCGCGTCTCCACGAGCTGGCGGATGAAGCCGTCCGACTTCGGCGCCGCCTTCGGAGTGGGCACGGACTTGGGCTGGGCGAGGACTGGAGCGCTCAGCAGGACCAGAGCGGTGAGGAGGATTCGCATGGGGGTGTGGGAGGAGTCACCGGAATGATGGCTCATAACGCGGCGAGAGGATGGCATGGCCATGTTCCGGGAGAGTGAAGAGCCCATCGGCTTGGAGGGCAACGTGGCGCGTCAGATGATTGGCGTTGACCATGACAGTTCCATGGCACAGCCGCGAACGGGGAGAGCAATCGTCCGTAAGTGGCCAGTCCTGCTCGAACTCCCGCGCCCCGATGCAAGCCGACTCGTGCCCGTCGGCCTGCACGGCGTCACCGAGAACGCCCTGTGCCACCTGGGCCCTCGCCAGGCCGAGGCCTCTCGACTGAGCCTGGGGTCCGTGAGCTTGCTGTTCGTGCCAGCCGAAGTGACGCTTCCAGCGGGCCGCCTGCTCGAGGCAGCGGGCGGCGCAACCCGCGTCATCTCGCTCACGGGTGACTGCATCGGCTATCTGGATTCGCCCGAGCACGTCCGGAATCGGAGCGGTGAGAGTCAGCTCCAGTACTCCTGCAAGCCAGGACCCGATGCTATGACAGACGCATGACGACGCTGAAGGAGTGGCTCCTGGCGGTCATGCCGTTCACGGCGCTGGTCCTGCTCTGGCGCTTCTCGGTCTCGCGCGAGAAGCGGCACACCCAGACGCTCTACCGCGCCATCGACGAAGGGGCCGTGAGCGAGGTCCAGGCCATCCTCTCGAAGCAGGCCTTCCCGAACCTGCGCTCGGTGGTCGTCGCGAGCGCCATCGTGAGGGCCGTCGAATCCAGACAGGTTGCCGTGCTTGACTTCCTGCTCAGCCCCGAGCTGAAGCCCGTGACGCTCACCCAGAAGCTCGATTCCTTCCTTCACGACCAGGCGATGAAGGGTGGCTGGAGGGGCGTGGTGCTCTGGCGCTCGCGGAACTCGCACCTGTTCTTGCCCTGGAGGGACCTGAGCAAGCGGGACAAGCTCCGGCTGAGGGCCATGGCCACCCGCGTCGTCGAGGCGGAGCCCTCGAAGGTCTTTCTTCGCCACGACGTCCGAGGATGGACCGTCGCCTGAAACGACGAAGGGCCCGTGCGTGTGCACGAGCCCTCGTGGAACGTCACCCGCGCGAGGCGAGGCCCTCGCGCCGCCGCTCCCCCAGGGTCATCGACTGGACGCGGGCTGCAGGAACAGCAGGTAGTGGTCCGGAAGGCCGTCGTACTCGGACACGATGGAGTAGCCCGCCTGCTGGGCGGCGGCGACGAGCGGCGGGCGCATCGCCCGAAGGTGCGTCACCGCGATACGGCCATTCGGGGTGAGGGCGAGACGCAGCCTGGTCAGGTAGGCCACACGGTCCGAGAGGAAGTGGTCCACCTCGGAGAGAAGGATGAGGTCGTACGCGCCGGGTTCGAGGCCTGGCTCGTCCGGTTCCACCTTGCGCACCACGACGTTCTTCCGCTCGGACATCCGTGCGCGAAGCCGCTTGAGGGCCTCGTCGTTGATGTCGGTCGCGACCACCTGTCCCGCCGGACCGACGGCCTCCGAGAGTCGCTGCGTGAAGTAGCCCAGGCCCGCTCCGACATCGGCAATCCGCTGTCCCGGCGTAATTCCCAGCGCGGCGATGAACCTGGCAGGCTGACGGGACTGGTCATACGAGGCCTGCACGCCTTCGACCCCTCCGAGGCCATGGAGGTCGGCGGGCTGCTCCGCCGCGGGGGCCTCCGTCGGCGTCCGGGATGGCTCGGGGCGCTTTTCCTCTCCGCCCTCGGAGCGACATCCGCCTGTCGCGGCCGTCACCAGACAGAGCAGCAGCCGCGCGAGACGACGGGGCGTTGCATGGGCACGAAAGAAAGTCATTCCGGGCGACCTCTTCGGAGGGGGAGGAGCAACGGGTGCTCCTTCGAGGATTGCACCCCCATGCTGGCTCACGGCGTCAGGGGAATCCACTCCGACGCCGCGACGAGCCCGCCCGTGGCCACGTCCAGCGCCGCGAACTGCGCGCCCTGCACGCCCACGCGCCGGTTGATGCCGACGGTGACGGGCGGAGACACGCCCGTGTCGAAGTCGCGCAGCGCCTCCAGGTGCTGCACCAGGCTGGCCCGCGTCACGTCCGCGCCGGTGCGCGTGAGGGCCTCCACCAGCCCCCCGTGCCGCCGCGTAGGCCCCGAGCTGGAAGGCCGTGTGTCCCGGCTCCAGGCCATGCCGCTCCATGAACGCGGCGAGGCCTGGGGTGGCCCTCGTGCCGGGGCCAACCTCGCACATGCCGTGGGCAAGCCCTGGTGCTCCACAATCGCCCGCACCCCGGGGGCCCCCCTTCACGTACGCCAACACCCGCCGCCTGCCTCCACACCTCACGACACGACGCCCTGACGGAGATTCATCCGGGCACGGAAATCTGGGTCAAGTACTGAGGCGCGAGGAGGAACGATGACTCGCCATCTATGCGCCGTGCTCGGCGCGTGCTCGGACGCTGACAAGAAGCCCTCGGGCACGCTCCAGATCACAGGATGTCAGCACCGTTCTGCTGACGTCACGAGCCGGTCACAGCCACGGTCACGAGGCTTGCCTGGATGCCCACCCCTCGGGGTGCCGACCGCCCTTCGGCCCTTGCACCGTGCGCAGATGTCTTTGGACTTCGCGTTCTCCAAGTACTCCGCGTGACCGCATGGACAGGACTGCCACCTTCTTTCGATCCCACCCGACGATCCCAGCCGTTTCACGGCAGCTTTCCCGTGTCATGACAGTCGATTGCGCTTCTCGCTTCGGGGTCCTTCTCATGGCCGATTCCCGGACCTCCAGTCTGGTGAGTCGACACCCGATCAAAACCCCATGCCCCCATTCCGAAGTCTGTGGATCGCGGCCGCCCTACTGATGGCCGCCTGTGGAACGCCTGAGCTCGCGCAGCCCGACGACGTACAGGATGCGACGACGGCCCAGGGCATCTCCACGCTCTCCGTGCGAGGAACCACCAGCGCGAGCGGTCTGGCCATCACCGCCCTCTCCATCCCCACCCCCGTCGGTACGGCCGCCGGAGATGTGCTGGTGATGCAGCTGAGCAATCGCGAGGCCGTCGCCGCCGTCGCCACCCCACCCGCTGGCTGGACGCTGCTGCGCTCCGAGCAGAGCGCCTCGGCCATCAAGTCCTGGCTCTTCCTCCGCGTGGCCAGCGCGGCCGAGCCGAGCAGTCACACCTTCACCCTCGACCTCGCCAGCTCCATGGCGGCCACCCTGGTCGCGGTGTCGGGCGCGGATCCGCTCCAGCCGATCGACGTGCACGTGGGCCAGAAGAATGGCAACAGCGCGAGCCTCGCGCTGCCCGTCGCCACCACGTCGTCCGCGAACGGCCTCGCAGTGTGGTTCTCGGCCCAGGTCTGGGGAGGCGCCGCGTGCCCCGCGGTCCACACCCCTCCGACGGGCTTCACCGAGCAGCTCGACACCTGCCTCGTCTCGTCGTCGCGCGGCGTGCTGCACAGCGCCGCCACCTCGGAGCTCGGGGCCGCAGGTGCCCAGCCCGCCTTCACCGGCAGCTCCACGCTCCCCAACACCAACATCACGCACGCGGTGGTGCTGCGTCCCCTCCAGCCGCCGGCGACCGGGGAGATCACCCTCGTCGGCACCACGCACGCGAGCGGCAAGACGGTCACCAGCCTGACCCTCTCGACCCCTACGGGCGTCGCCGCCGGTAACGTGCTGCTGGCGCACCTTGCGAACCGGAACCAGATCGGCGCCGAGATCACCCCGCCTGCAGGTTGGACGCTGGTGCGCACCGACAT
This is a stretch of genomic DNA from Myxococcus xanthus. It encodes these proteins:
- a CDS encoding GNAT family N-acetyltransferase, which produces MTAGATFTFIHPGHPLYAGEMELRFRVLREPLGYTRDDVAFPFEADSLHLVAHQEEGVLGCVLFNPEDAHGGRLFQMAVASHLQGQGLGARLVRTLEAELVRRGFTHVHLHAREPAVPFYERLGYAVFGAPYTEVGVPHRNMRKTLGA
- a CDS encoding winged helix-turn-helix domain-containing protein — translated: MEERRLFAASLLKSGWRPVDVADECGVTRGAVSQWCKALAQGGVRRLRRKPHQGRPSRLSSSEWKQVARAFKAGAVRAVFPTERWTLPRIARLIEQRWGVRYHPRSLSRPLHRLGFSAHRPRPQARERDDALIEAWGRRDWPRIKKGLEEAGGRLPSWMRRVTRFGPAWAPPGRRWGKSESSSV
- a CDS encoding S9 family peptidase, translating into MRILLTALVLLSAPVLAQPKSVPTPKAAPKSDGFIRQLVETRYFNIGRPMGTSFTPDEQTLFFLRNPEGSRALALHAFDVATGQTREHLTAERLLQRARENLAVEPKARQEPARVSSRGLSSYALSEDGEKLLVGLSGKQYIVTRASGKVTELKTGPGAMDVRFSPDATQVAYVRGHDVYRLDLATNIEHQVTKGGTEEKSHGLAEFIATSEMMRFSGYWWSPDGKALAYTESDTSGVEKLAIADALHPENDARRLAFPRAGKANARVRLGIIPITGGKTTWVRWDVEKYPYLATVRWPAKGPLTVLVQNRLQTEELLLAVDPRTGSTRTLLVERDDAWLTLHQTFPHWLEDGSGFLWYTERNGAGEVELRDASGKFVRSLVPPGAGFYDMAGYVEKDGTVYFTGGPTSDERYVWRLSPGGRPTRVTSESPALELARMSKRGGLLAITSEGPRRMRHTTVMKADGTRVGELPSVAMEPPFQPRVEVRYVGKERYPTSLVRPRDAKPGVKLPVIVDIYAGPGIPMVYQSMQQHLTNQWLADEGFIVVKLDGRGVSPTADAKLRKPKYDWPRLLLDEQVAALRALAAEVPEMDLSRVGITGASNGGYMSALAVLTRPDVFKAAVAVSSVTDWRDYDSHLTERFFGLPDEHPQAYEQASLLTHVKADQPMGKLLFIHGTADDNVLFFHALKLSDALFRAGQPHEFLPLSGMPHMVFDPVLAERMWEETARYFKRHL
- a CDS encoding class I SAM-dependent methyltransferase, encoding MTFFRAHATPRRLARLLLCLVTAATGGCRSEGGEEKRPEPSRTPTEAPAAEQPADLHGLGGVEGVQASYDQSRQPARFIAALGITPGQRIADVGAGLGYFTQRLSEAVGPAGQVVATDINDEALKRLRARMSERKNVVVRKVEPDEPGLEPGAYDLILLSEVDHFLSDRVAYLTRLRLALTPNGRIAVTHLRAMRPPLVAAAQQAGYSIVSEYDGLPDHYLLFLQPASSR